The proteins below come from a single Synechococcus sp. WH 8101 genomic window:
- the tmk gene encoding dTMP kinase: MTIQRGRLLVLEGIDGCGKTTQMAHLVAWLPISGLMPSTARLIQTREPGGTALGQALRELLLHPPEAAAPEAVAELLLYAADRAQHVAQVIRPALERGDWVLSDRFTGSTMAYQGFGRQLDQALIRQLALIATGGLTPDLTIWLSLPVAVSVERRGGRRADRIEATGLAFLQRVADGFAAQAAEQGWLEVRADRPLAEVRESLEALLSQQARRWARL, from the coding sequence ATGACCATCCAGCGCGGCCGGCTGCTGGTGCTGGAGGGGATTGATGGTTGTGGCAAAACCACCCAGATGGCCCATCTGGTCGCCTGGTTGCCAATCAGTGGGTTGATGCCATCAACGGCTCGCCTGATTCAGACCCGGGAGCCTGGAGGCACCGCTCTGGGGCAGGCCCTGCGCGAGCTGCTGCTCCATCCTCCCGAGGCGGCGGCACCGGAAGCGGTGGCGGAGTTGCTGCTCTATGCAGCGGATCGAGCCCAGCATGTTGCTCAGGTGATTCGGCCCGCCCTCGAGCGGGGTGACTGGGTGCTCAGTGACCGTTTCACCGGATCGACCATGGCCTATCAGGGGTTTGGGCGCCAATTGGATCAGGCCCTAATCCGTCAGTTGGCGTTGATCGCCACCGGCGGATTGACACCGGATCTCACCATTTGGCTCTCGCTGCCTGTGGCGGTGAGTGTGGAGCGCCGAGGGGGCCGCCGTGCCGATCGGATCGAGGCGACGGGCCTGGCCTTTCTGCAGCGGGTGGCGGATGGTTTTGCTGCCCAGGCAGCGGAGCAGGGGTGGCTGGAGGTGCGGGCGGATCGCCCCCTGGCCGAGGTGCGTGAGTCCCTGGAGGCGCTGCTCAGCCAACAGGCCCGGCGCTGGGCACGCCTGTGA